A DNA window from Synechococcales cyanobacterium T60_A2020_003 contains the following coding sequences:
- a CDS encoding bifunctional hydroxymethylpyrimidine kinase/phosphomethylpyrimidine kinase, with product MAPSAPFFFHLEASAERLHQLLDRFHQARILIVGDLTVDEFLTGQVERVSREAPVLILRHESTRQVPGGGANAVYNVAKLGAQVKAVGLVGNDSQGEALRHIFEAASIDTQGILVDGDRPTVTKTRISGHARQSVTQQIVRVDRKSDALPSLELQEHLAAYIRSQIGQVDAVICSDYGDGALTQPVIDAALEHPLVVVDTQKDLHRYAGATIFTPNLPEAELAAGFAIATEPALLEAGQSLLDLTQAKYMLITRGEQGMSIFDPTDAPQHIPAFNRTDVFDVTGAGDTVAAALTIALALGASVWDAAVLGNLAASLVVRQFGTATTSVDELHQALQGLLALEASELG from the coding sequence ATGGCACCTAGCGCTCCGTTTTTTTTCCACCTTGAAGCGTCCGCAGAGCGTCTGCATCAGTTGCTCGACCGCTTTCACCAGGCGCGAATTTTAATCGTGGGCGACCTCACTGTCGATGAGTTCCTGACGGGACAAGTGGAGCGGGTATCGCGGGAGGCTCCGGTGCTGATTTTGCGCCATGAGTCTACGCGCCAGGTTCCGGGCGGCGGTGCAAATGCGGTTTACAACGTGGCAAAACTGGGCGCTCAGGTGAAAGCGGTGGGTCTGGTCGGGAATGATAGCCAAGGCGAAGCGCTCCGGCACATTTTTGAGGCAGCCTCCATCGACACCCAGGGAATTTTGGTGGATGGCGATCGCCCCACTGTCACCAAAACCCGCATTTCAGGCCATGCCCGCCAGTCCGTAACGCAGCAAATTGTGCGGGTGGATCGAAAGTCGGATGCGTTGCCTAGTCTAGAATTGCAAGAGCATCTTGCCGCGTATATTCGGAGTCAAATCGGCCAAGTTGATGCGGTGATCTGTTCGGACTATGGCGACGGTGCCCTCACCCAACCCGTGATTGATGCCGCGTTGGAGCATCCTCTGGTGGTGGTGGATACCCAAAAAGATCTGCATCGCTATGCGGGGGCAACGATTTTTACGCCCAACTTGCCCGAAGCGGAGTTAGCCGCAGGGTTTGCGATCGCCACCGAACCCGCCCTCCTGGAAGCAGGCCAATCTCTGTTGGATCTCACCCAAGCAAAGTATATGCTGATTACCCGAGGCGAACAGGGAATGAGCATTTTTGACCCAACCGATGCACCGCAACACATTCCGGCATTCAACCGAACTGATGTGTTTGACGTGACGGGCGCAGGGGATACGGTAGCCGCCGCGCTCACCATTGCCCTCGCGTTAGGGGCATCCGTGTGGGATGCCGCAGTTTTAGGAAACTTGGCCGCCAGCTTAGTGGTGCGTCAGTTTGGAACGGCCACAACCTCCGTTGACGAACTCCACCAGGCACTCCAGGGACTATTAGCGCTAGAGGCATCGGAGTTAGGCTAG